In Manduca sexta isolate Smith_Timp_Sample1 unplaced genomic scaffold, JHU_Msex_v1.0 HiC_scaffold_1594, whole genome shotgun sequence, one genomic interval encodes:
- the LOC119191510 gene encoding microvitellogenin-like codes for MLRITLLLALAALACHGAPTSDDVAVDRMYKSVIVGDYESAVALSKDIEKQKRGDVIALAVNKLIDESQRNVMDFALYLWRDAKDLVKNYFPLVFRSILGMHLVKLISKRDNMVVKLNSKVDGDGDRMAYGDSNHNIGDRMAWKLIPVEDS; via the coding sequence ATGCTTCGGATAACGCTTCTCCTAGCGCTCGCGGCACTCGCCTGCCACGGCGCTCCAACTTCCGATGATGTAGCAGTCGATCGGATGTACAAAAGCGTTATTGTCGGTGACTACGAAAGCGCTGTCGCTCTCAGCAAAGACATCGAGAAGCAAAAGCGAGGTGATGTTATCGCTCTCGCCGTCAACAAACTGATCGACGAAAGCCAACGCAACGTTATGGACTTCGCCTTATATCTGTGGAGAGACGCCAAAGATCTTGTCAAGAACTACTTCCCTCTAGTATTCCGGAGCATCCTCGGCATGCATTTAGTCAAGTTGATCAGCAAAAGAGATAACATGGTGGTTAAGTTGAACTCTAAAGTTGACGGCGATGGTGATAGGATGGCTTACGGTGACAGCAACCACAATATCGGCGACAGAATGGCCTGGAAGCTCATTCCAGTCGAGGATTCCTAg